Genomic DNA from Macadamia integrifolia cultivar HAES 741 chromosome 6, SCU_Mint_v3, whole genome shotgun sequence:
GCCGGGGGTGGAGTTGGGGAAGCCCAATATCAGGGGCAATTGATGATTGTGACGATATATAGTATCAAATTTCTCTGATATATACTGAAATATTGATCCATTGAAGCATATGTTGCTCTCATAATCCATTTGGACCTTTTCATACTTCTTAATTTTCAACTATGATCCAAAATTGAGATGACGTGTTGTGAACTCACTTGAATACAGCTAATGGCGATGAAATTTAATTTTGCTGTTACCCGAGTTGTAGGAACTTTCCTTCTACACAGGTGGGTAGCCAAAGTAAAAGAATCTTGAAGGGTTTTTTTGAATCGAGAAAGGAAGtcaattattctatttttttggctATGACTCCGAGTAGCAAAAAAGTTCCTAGTCACCCTCTTCCTCACCATCTCTATAAATTGTAAATGGGTTTCACTCTTTGATATGTGacggggtgtgtgtgtgtgtcagtACCAATGGAGGTAAGTGGAAAACAAGTAGCTGATGAGAATGGCAAGACTACTCTTGAACCAGCAAATTCCAAACTGGTATTAAAGGAATTGTGCCTTAGGATCTTTTTGTTCTTGTTGTCACTAACAGCTGTGGTGGTCATGGTTACTAGCAACCAAACCAAGCTAGTCCAGACACCTTATGGCCCCTACCCTGTCTCCATGACAGCCAAATTTTCTGATTTCCCAGCTTTCATGTGAGTTCTACAAATTACTTTTCACTATTCACCATatattattctctttttgcactTCTaatccttctcctttttttataGATACTTCGTTGTTGCGCTATCAGTTTCCCTCTCATATAGTATCATTACTGCACTTGCAACCTTATGGATCCTTAAGAAGGGTTGTTCCTCCAAAAACCTCCTCAAGTTCTATTTGGTGTCAATAGCCAATGACGTGGTAAGATTTTAACACGTGTACGATAGTTTGACCTATTTTTGATCATGGATTTAA
This window encodes:
- the LOC122082757 gene encoding CASP-like protein 1 yields the protein MEVSGKQVADENGKTTLEPANSKLVLKELCLRIFLFLLSLTAVVVMVTSNQTKLVQTPYGPYPVSMTAKFSDFPAFIYFVVALSVSLSYSIITALATLWILKKGCSSKNLLKFYLVSIANDVVMVGVVAAATGAAGCVGYLGINGNSKVRWTKICNMYSKNCRQIGSSIIISLAACILLVMLVVLSAYSVHRLARKALN